Proteins from a single region of Candidatus Methylomirabilis sp.:
- the pilM gene encoding type IV pilus assembly protein PilM, whose translation MARKKDLVGLDIGASSVKAVQLRQAGKGYELMHLGMAPLNPETIVDGVIMDGGSVISAIQQIYQEHGIKTKDVAVAVSGHSVIVKKIKMQQMKEEELAESIQWEAEQYIPFAIEDVNLDFQILEPRGGSAEMDVLLVAVKKDVINDYLTVISSAGLNGQVVDVDAFALENAYEISGDLPRDQIVALVNLGATVMNINILQQGVTEFTRDSAIGGNRYTESIQKMLGLSFEHAEKLKMGTPVEGRTLSEAQPAVDMVNTELAGEIRRSMDFFRSSSQSDTIHKVVLSGGGARLPGLVSFLGQHLEVPVEVVNPLRAIKTDPKKFDPEYLEFVGPQLGVAVGLALRQVGDK comes from the coding sequence TTGGCCCGGAAGAAGGACCTGGTGGGGCTGGATATCGGGGCCTCCTCGGTCAAGGCGGTGCAGTTACGCCAGGCGGGGAAGGGCTATGAGCTGATGCACCTGGGCATGGCGCCGCTGAACCCCGAGACGATCGTGGACGGGGTCATCATGGACGGCGGGAGCGTCATCTCGGCGATCCAGCAGATCTACCAGGAGCACGGCATCAAGACCAAGGACGTGGCCGTGGCGGTCTCCGGCCACTCGGTCATCGTCAAAAAGATCAAAATGCAGCAGATGAAGGAGGAGGAGCTGGCCGAGTCCATCCAGTGGGAAGCGGAGCAGTACATCCCCTTTGCCATCGAGGACGTAAACCTGGACTTCCAGATCCTGGAACCGCGGGGTGGGTCGGCGGAGATGGACGTCCTGCTGGTCGCGGTGAAGAAGGACGTCATCAACGATTACCTGACGGTCATCTCCTCGGCCGGCCTGAACGGCCAGGTGGTGGACGTGGACGCCTTCGCGCTGGAGAATGCCTACGAGATCTCCGGGGACCTCCCCCGGGACCAGATCGTCGCCCTCGTCAACCTGGGCGCCACGGTGATGAACATCAACATCCTCCAGCAAGGGGTGACCGAGTTCACCCGGGACTCGGCCATCGGTGGAAACCGGTACACCGAATCCATCCAAAAGATGCTCGGCCTCTCCTTCGAGCACGCCGAGAAGCTGAAAATGGGGACCCCGGTGGAGGGCCGGACCCTCTCCGAGGCCCAGCCGGCGGTCGACATGGTCAACACGGAGCTGGCCGGCGAGATCCGCCGCTCCATGGACTTCTTTCGCTCCTCCTCCCAGAGCGATACCATCCACAAGGTGGTCCTGAGCGGGGGGGGAGCGCGGCTCCCGGGGCTGGTGAGCTTCCTGGGCCAACACCTGGAGGTGCCGGTCGAGGTGGTCAACCCGCTCCGGGCGATCAAGACGGATCCCAAGAAGTTCGATCCCGAGTACCTCGAGTTCGTGGGGCCCCAGCTCGGGGTGGCCGTGGGGCTGGCCCTGCGGCAGGTCGGTGACAAATGA
- a CDS encoding pilus assembly PilX N-terminal domain-containing protein yields the protein MGARIGIGGHRGRLLGDRRGIALLVALLIMIFLSLAGTTFLMFSLTESQISTNQAEAGVALEMAEAGVDQVIFWMGNPQVYVDQVNAAGGNPGFSFHRYTRTTKDGNGTETSYVEGNGQTSYLMTTVAGQRFFEKRAWDAQKDIPSLVGKLVSGSYGTPPFQFNGTYTPGLTPGAAGSQPDLILDGSLWSAHQTTLDSAFSTLQAATGGRVRRIVVYRSLSENSAATVRVTGESRSGVSRTVEMELIPIGAPGLANSIGSGGTAGWNGNFRVHWGGVRSVGNVTLANPGKTAYQQPALTGAIDGDSFGGGNVGYHVGPPGGYSTWDHWFTLKTAGTIDGFTTQADLKDAYGQSATYWGDNLVPMDSNVTIDTVATWDYASLKKLSQEKGWYYESGTGGNAGKIKGPKTGGVWTDFKAALAGQSGFMFIDTTNGAPPAPDGSNLANFDVSGSWYTGVSSYVGGNLDFSGLGSGTSTAAMTPPWDPTLGDPSQSEDPALRQSRTIDVHIKGAFYSAGTVEGGGNVKTYGAFVALRGYGTSGDPEVWYDWGLRNGILSVPPVQRASNTWHEVKVN from the coding sequence ATGGGTGCACGGATCGGGATCGGGGGACATCGGGGGCGGCTGCTCGGCGACCGCCGCGGCATCGCGCTCCTCGTGGCCCTCCTCATCATGATCTTCCTCTCGTTGGCCGGGACGACCTTCCTGATGTTCTCCCTGACCGAGAGCCAGATCTCCACGAACCAGGCGGAGGCGGGGGTCGCCCTGGAGATGGCCGAGGCCGGGGTGGACCAGGTGATCTTCTGGATGGGGAATCCGCAGGTGTATGTCGACCAGGTAAACGCGGCGGGGGGAAATCCTGGCTTCTCCTTCCACCGGTACACCCGGACCACCAAGGACGGCAACGGCACCGAGACCTCGTACGTCGAGGGGAACGGGCAAACCTCCTACCTGATGACCACCGTGGCCGGTCAGCGCTTCTTCGAGAAGCGGGCCTGGGATGCCCAGAAGGACATCCCCTCCCTCGTCGGGAAGCTCGTGAGTGGGAGCTACGGGACCCCCCCGTTCCAGTTCAACGGGACCTACACGCCTGGCCTGACCCCTGGGGCAGCCGGGAGCCAGCCGGATCTGATCCTGGACGGCAGCCTCTGGTCGGCCCACCAGACGACCCTGGACAGCGCCTTCAGCACCCTCCAAGCGGCCACGGGCGGCCGCGTCCGCCGGATCGTGGTCTACCGCTCCTTGAGCGAGAACTCGGCGGCAACGGTCCGGGTCACCGGGGAGTCCCGGAGCGGCGTAAGCCGGACCGTCGAGATGGAGCTGATCCCCATCGGGGCGCCGGGCCTGGCCAACAGCATCGGCTCCGGCGGGACCGCCGGGTGGAACGGGAACTTCCGGGTCCACTGGGGAGGTGTCCGGTCCGTCGGGAACGTCACGCTGGCGAACCCCGGGAAAACCGCCTACCAGCAGCCTGCGCTGACGGGAGCCATTGACGGGGACAGCTTCGGGGGGGGGAACGTGGGCTACCACGTCGGGCCCCCGGGCGGCTACAGCACCTGGGATCACTGGTTTACCCTGAAGACGGCCGGGACCATTGACGGGTTCACCACTCAGGCCGACCTGAAGGATGCCTACGGCCAGAGCGCAACCTACTGGGGGGATAACCTCGTCCCGATGGACAGCAACGTGACGATTGACACGGTTGCCACATGGGACTACGCGAGCCTGAAGAAGCTCTCCCAGGAGAAGGGCTGGTACTACGAGTCCGGGACCGGGGGGAACGCGGGCAAGATCAAGGGCCCGAAGACCGGCGGGGTCTGGACCGACTTCAAGGCCGCCCTGGCGGGCCAGTCCGGGTTCATGTTCATCGATACCACGAACGGGGCCCCCCCGGCACCCGACGGCTCCAACCTGGCCAACTTCGATGTCAGCGGGAGCTGGTACACGGGCGTGAGCTCGTACGTCGGCGGCAACCTCGACTTCTCGGGTCTCGGGTCCGGGACCAGCACGGCTGCCATGACGCCGCCGTGGGACCCCACCCTGGGCGACCCGAGCCAGTCCGAGGATCCAGCGCTGCGCCAGTCCCGGACCATCGACGTCCACATCAAGGGCGCGTTCTACTCGGCCGGGACAGTCGAGGGCGGGGGGAACGTGAAGACATACGGAGCCTTCGTCGCCCTCCGCGGCTATGGCACCTCCGGTGACCCCGAGGTCTGGTACGATTGGGGCCTGCGAAACGGGATCCTGAGCGTCCCGCCCGTGCAGCGGGCCAGCAACACCTGGCACGAGGTCAAGGTGAACTGA
- a CDS encoding prepilin-type N-terminal cleavage/methylation domain-containing protein translates to MKPVFPNRAQASGPSGSRRGFTLIELLISAAVFLVILGAVYLVYTTSHTTYARGETRAELHQTTRAAMDLMVREIRMAGYWCNPSCPGGIPHPIQEAQASALKIYGDIEGTNTTRIYVAYYVKDNDDVRVGGACPAGKVCTLYRRRYDDLLLALQPEEQMATNVQQLAFQFFNKDGTELVPGANPLLDGLDGAPLQWTNFPSIIAAWAGRDAVRRIKVRLLIKGDPDKNIPTYELTMDISPRNLGV, encoded by the coding sequence ATGAAGCCGGTGTTTCCGAACCGAGCGCAGGCGAGCGGCCCGTCGGGGAGCCGGCGCGGCTTCACCCTCATCGAGCTGCTCATCAGTGCGGCGGTCTTCCTCGTGATCCTCGGTGCCGTGTACCTGGTCTATACGACCAGCCACACCACCTACGCCCGCGGCGAGACCCGGGCTGAGCTCCACCAGACCACCCGGGCGGCCATGGACCTGATGGTCCGGGAGATCCGGATGGCCGGGTACTGGTGCAACCCGAGCTGCCCCGGCGGGATCCCCCACCCGATTCAGGAAGCCCAGGCGAGCGCCCTGAAGATCTACGGGGACATCGAGGGGACAAACACGACGCGCATCTACGTGGCCTACTATGTGAAAGACAACGACGACGTCAGGGTAGGGGGGGCGTGCCCGGCCGGAAAGGTCTGCACCCTGTACCGGCGCCGGTACGATGATCTCCTGCTGGCCCTGCAGCCCGAGGAGCAGATGGCGACGAATGTGCAGCAGCTGGCATTCCAATTCTTCAACAAGGATGGGACGGAACTGGTCCCGGGGGCGAACCCCCTCCTGGACGGCCTGGACGGCGCCCCGCTCCAATGGACCAACTTCCCCAGCATCATCGCCGCCTGGGCCGGCCGGGATGCGGTGCGGCGCATCAAGGTCCGGCTCCTGATCAAGGGGGATCCCGACAAGAACATCCCCACCTACGAATTGACCATGGATATTAGCCCCCGGAACCTGGGGGTCTAG
- a CDS encoding prepilin-type N-terminal cleavage/methylation domain-containing protein produces the protein MHQLLSGRRDHGGFTLIEVLVAAALLAVGILFVSSMFPVGYSNVDAGGEQTEAAILAQDMLEKIKNARWDDVDNFGSCGAGGCSTTAASFSTGSALADANLTEWKTAVQSRVRAGVGTVQVTLFTPSYTPNSRIATVIVSVQFSQGIRGTKTVTMGTRISE, from the coding sequence ATGCACCAACTGCTGAGCGGCCGCCGCGACCACGGCGGCTTCACCCTCATCGAGGTCCTGGTGGCGGCGGCGTTGCTCGCCGTGGGCATCCTCTTCGTCAGTAGCATGTTTCCCGTGGGCTACTCCAACGTGGACGCCGGCGGGGAGCAGACGGAGGCGGCCATCCTGGCCCAGGACATGCTCGAGAAGATCAAGAACGCCCGGTGGGACGACGTGGACAATTTCGGGAGCTGCGGGGCGGGCGGGTGCTCGACAACGGCCGCGAGCTTCAGCACCGGCTCGGCCCTGGCGGATGCCAACCTGACCGAGTGGAAGACCGCCGTTCAAAGCCGCGTGCGAGCGGGCGTGGGAACGGTCCAGGTGACCCTGTTCACGCCCAGCTATACCCCCAATTCCAGGATCGCCACCGTCATCGTGTCGGTGCAGTTCAGCCAGGGCATCCGGGGGACCAAGACGGTAACGATGGGAACGAGGATCTCGGAATGA
- a CDS encoding PilX N-terminal domain-containing pilus assembly protein has protein sequence MTSPPPPRPARGRPVGRAGVALVVALLVMGLLLLLGVAFLSLSATEVQIATNERQADQAFFVAEAGLTQAIRDLLYDLNLKQTGGATPSWIYNADPSQAASRTLNGPPRLTWDERTGRFVAQPAIALDLTQGGAAAPAPPRYLDPTRTRDGKLDWFTQPWVRVPYTGTAIGSPGQGPIGFYTVDLLNEAGLPTRIYLRATGRTAAGGARLALRAELQAANLSPWNTAAYSGGPLNGGSPVSGSFTIRGSAYFRGRADLGDGTHAYNNYSDGTGGAAPDPLIVAKLPPLADGSLQGVVRVQGDLSLSGASSIGLPENAADSAKQTMQGLYVGGGTTAPAGAIHADRVGTRVPDVPPPSLLDYHTRLDAREGTTRVRDAAGATEGERAMVLYREDAGQAVLNDATAGTLGIDKEGGCFRISRSTPSFSLGDPGNRLIYDRTAGQLTFEGGGPRGEGVLAFVDGCLRMRLGGALQYSNRGTLVINGDLRLEGEEGGGALYASGSYPNPHSLGLITRTDITFDGSPGSQLLGAFFAGGQIRVRRQVKIGGAVVAVGDLRLDQVPDLYQVPALVANVPPGMPGSSARWVLTGFSWREMREQ, from the coding sequence ATGACGTCCCCTCCCCCTCCCCGCCCCGCGCGCGGCCGCCCGGTCGGTCGGGCGGGGGTCGCCCTGGTCGTCGCCCTCCTGGTCATGGGGCTCCTGCTCCTCCTGGGGGTCGCCTTTCTCAGCCTCTCCGCCACCGAGGTCCAGATCGCCACGAACGAGCGGCAGGCGGACCAGGCGTTCTTCGTGGCGGAGGCGGGACTCACCCAGGCCATCCGGGATCTCCTCTACGACCTCAACCTCAAGCAGACGGGCGGCGCCACCCCCTCCTGGATCTACAACGCCGATCCCTCGCAGGCCGCAAGCCGAACCTTGAACGGCCCCCCGCGCCTCACGTGGGACGAACGCACGGGCCGCTTCGTCGCGCAGCCGGCCATTGCGCTGGACCTGACGCAGGGGGGAGCGGCCGCACCGGCCCCGCCCCGGTACCTGGATCCCACGCGGACCCGGGACGGCAAGCTGGACTGGTTCACCCAGCCGTGGGTCAGGGTCCCGTACACGGGGACCGCCATCGGGAGCCCGGGCCAGGGGCCCATCGGCTTCTACACCGTGGACCTGCTGAACGAGGCCGGGCTTCCCACCCGGATCTATCTCCGGGCCACGGGGCGGACGGCGGCCGGAGGGGCGCGGCTCGCCCTGCGGGCGGAGCTCCAGGCGGCCAACCTCAGCCCCTGGAACACCGCCGCCTACAGCGGCGGGCCTCTCAACGGCGGGAGTCCGGTGAGCGGGAGCTTCACCATCCGGGGATCGGCATACTTCCGGGGACGGGCGGATCTCGGGGACGGGACGCACGCGTACAATAACTATAGCGACGGCACGGGGGGAGCCGCCCCCGACCCCCTCATCGTGGCGAAGCTCCCTCCCCTGGCCGATGGGAGCCTCCAGGGGGTGGTCCGGGTCCAGGGGGATCTCTCCCTCTCGGGGGCCTCTTCCATCGGCCTCCCGGAAAACGCCGCCGACAGCGCGAAGCAGACGATGCAGGGGCTGTACGTCGGCGGAGGAACCACGGCCCCGGCGGGGGCGATTCACGCCGACCGGGTGGGGACCAGGGTCCCCGACGTACCCCCGCCGAGCCTCCTCGACTACCACACCCGCCTGGACGCCCGGGAGGGGACCACCCGGGTGCGGGACGCGGCGGGTGCGACCGAGGGCGAGCGGGCCATGGTCCTCTACCGCGAGGATGCGGGGCAGGCTGTCCTGAACGATGCGACTGCGGGGACCCTCGGAATCGACAAGGAGGGAGGCTGCTTCCGGATCAGCCGTTCGACCCCTTCCTTCAGCCTGGGGGATCCGGGCAACAGGCTGATCTACGATCGGACCGCCGGGCAGCTCACCTTCGAGGGGGGCGGGCCGCGTGGTGAGGGGGTCCTGGCGTTCGTGGACGGTTGCCTCAGGATGAGGCTGGGCGGGGCCCTGCAGTACAGCAACCGGGGGACCCTCGTCATCAATGGAGACCTCCGACTGGAGGGGGAGGAAGGCGGGGGCGCCCTCTACGCCTCCGGCAGCTACCCGAATCCCCACTCCCTGGGGCTGATCACCCGGACCGACATCACCTTCGACGGGAGCCCCGGCTCCCAGCTGCTGGGGGCTTTCTTCGCTGGCGGCCAGATCCGCGTCCGCAGACAGGTGAAGATCGGGGGAGCGGTGGTTGCCGTCGGCGACCTCCGGCTGGACCAGGTGCCGGACCTGTACCAGGTCCCTGCTCTCGTGGCGAACGTGCCGCCGGGGATGCCGGGGAGCAGCGCCCGCTGGGTCCTGACCGGCTTCAGCTGGCGGGAGATGCGCGAGCAGTAA
- a CDS encoding prepilin-type N-terminal cleavage/methylation domain-containing protein — MLPSRPRPPRGFTLLETLLATAIVAVVLGAIYTMYLANQETFLKGEARSDLQQSARIAMDEMLRTLRDLGYDPRVTGRFGFRDAANPGTGGSCPGGSVGCATEAEIRFTLDDDGDGLLDDAGTERLGFRLRDGVLQKIKPGAVLNPQPLATGITILRFTFLDAAGQRIPDPPGATYTLTPAQRDAVRRVRIELTASRDVQGKTQAFSLTSEALLRNPLP, encoded by the coding sequence ATGTTGCCGAGTAGGCCCCGCCCCCCGCGGGGCTTCACGCTGCTCGAGACCCTGCTGGCGACCGCGATCGTGGCGGTGGTCCTGGGGGCGATCTACACCATGTACCTGGCCAACCAGGAGACCTTCCTCAAGGGGGAGGCCCGCAGCGACCTGCAGCAGAGCGCCCGGATCGCGATGGACGAGATGCTGCGGACTCTGCGCGATCTGGGCTACGATCCCCGGGTGACGGGGCGCTTCGGGTTTCGGGACGCCGCGAACCCGGGAACGGGGGGGTCATGCCCCGGGGGCTCCGTGGGGTGCGCCACCGAGGCCGAGATCCGCTTCACGCTGGATGACGACGGCGACGGTCTCCTGGATGACGCGGGGACGGAGCGGCTCGGCTTTCGGCTCCGGGACGGGGTGCTGCAGAAGATCAAGCCGGGGGCCGTCCTGAATCCGCAGCCCCTGGCGACGGGAATCACCATCCTCCGGTTCACCTTCCTGGACGCCGCCGGCCAGAGGATCCCGGATCCGCCCGGCGCCACCTACACCCTCACCCCGGCCCAGCGAGACGCCGTCCGCCGTGTCCGGATCGAGCTCACCGCGAGCCGGGACGTGCAGGGGAAGACGCAGGCATTTTCCCTCACCTCCGAGGCCCTGCTCCGCAACCCGCTGCCATGA
- a CDS encoding prepilin-type N-terminal cleavage/methylation domain-containing protein produces the protein MRSGSARGVTLLELLIAIVILTVAILAIAGMFPSAYTNVTKGGQLTAATALSRQMAEMIRAESTFDAVVRYEGLDTAVPGTAEWAALNTPEHSGPSSSRRLDRWRQNVLALPNGRGRVAVTVVPAGAGPNGTPYGRIASVTVTVEYREGAVGGQQAVLTTYVAE, from the coding sequence ATGCGAAGCGGCAGCGCGCGCGGCGTGACCCTGCTCGAGCTCCTGATCGCCATCGTCATCCTCACGGTGGCCATCCTGGCCATCGCCGGGATGTTCCCCAGCGCCTACACCAATGTCACCAAGGGGGGGCAACTCACGGCCGCCACGGCGCTCTCCCGGCAGATGGCGGAGATGATCCGGGCCGAGTCGACCTTCGACGCGGTCGTCCGGTACGAGGGTCTGGACACGGCAGTGCCCGGGACCGCGGAGTGGGCGGCGCTCAATACTCCCGAGCACAGCGGCCCCTCCTCATCCCGGCGGCTGGACCGGTGGCGGCAGAACGTCCTGGCCCTCCCGAACGGTCGCGGGCGCGTGGCCGTGACCGTTGTACCGGCCGGGGCGGGCCCGAACGGGACCCCCTACGGGCGAATCGCCAGCGTGACGGTTACGGTGGAGTACCGGGAGGGAGCGGTGGGCGGCCAGCAGGCAGTCCTGACGACCTATGTTGCCGAGTAG